One Aegilops tauschii subsp. strangulata cultivar AL8/78 chromosome 7, Aet v6.0, whole genome shotgun sequence genomic window carries:
- the LOC109781740 gene encoding probable carboxylesterase 5 — MHANKTSPANEKDGHDISVDMYPFIRKYKDGSIERFLRSPFVLASPDQGGNRGVATRDVVVDMATGVSVRLFLPSRAAGTARRNGLPLVLYVHGGSFCTESALGRTYHRYATSLAASARALVVSVEYRLAPEFPIPAAYDDAWAALQWAASMSDPWLASYADPARTFLAGDSAGGNVVYHTAVRASHEVNDDMMDIAGLIMVQPYFWGAKRLPSELAWDDSEGVAGLAAVFPPYGVDRLWPFVTAGQAGNDDPRIDPPALEVSSLACRRVLIAVAGKDSLRDRGLGLAARMRDHDAPWPWMTPGRREVTVVESEGEDHGFHLYSPLRATSKRLMGSIVDFINQQPSSSPANPVVFGVPTTPFKDVFGYGMAMKSWGTRSRMATSFKIGRVGPSNKISVRLPMPAGNAHHKHPLSAAVPWGCVINNFF, encoded by the coding sequence ATGCATGCAAACAAGACATCTCCAGCGAATGAGAAGGACGGACATGACATCTCCGTGGACATGTACCCCTTCATACGCAAGTACAAGGACGGCAGCATCGAGCGTTTCCTGCGCAGCCCATTCGTGCTGGCGTCGCCGGATCAGGGCGGCAACCGTGGGGTGGCGACGAGGGACGTCGTCGTCGACATGGCCACCGGCGTGTCTGTGCGCCTGTTCCTCCCGTCCCGTGCCGCCGGGACCGCACGCAGGAATGGGCTTCCTCTCGTCCTCTACGTCCATGGCGGCTCGTTCTGCACGGAGAGCGCTCTCGGCCGGACGTACCACCGCTACGCGACCTCCCTCGCCGCCAGCGCCCGGGCCCTCGTCGTGTCGGTGGAGTACCGTCTAGCGCCGGAGTTCCCCATACCCGCAGCCTACGACGACGCGTGGGCCGCGCTCCAGTGGGCGGCTTCCATGTCCGACCCTTGGCTGGCCAGCTACGCCGACCCTGCGCGAACATTCCTGGCCGGCGACAGCGCGGGCGGCAACGTCGTCTACCACACGGCAGTCCGCGCCAGCCACGAAGTCAACGACGACATGATGGACATTGCGGGGCTGATCATGGTGCAGCCTTACTTCTGGGGAGCCAAGCGGCTGCCTTCGGAGCTCGCGTGGGACGACAGCGAGGGCGTTGCGGGCCTTGCGGCGGTGTTCCCGCCGTACGGGGTGGACCGTCTCTGGCCGTTCGTGACGGCCGGCCAGGCCGGCAACGACGACCCCCGGATCGACCCTCCGGCCTTGGAGGTCTCATCGCTGGCTTGCCGCCGCGTGCTCATCGCCGTGGCCGGGAAGGACTCTCTGCGGGACCGCGGCCTCGGCCTGGCGGCCCGCATGCGTGATCACGACGCGCCGTGGCCTTGGATGACGCCGGGGCGCCGCGAGGTGACAGTGGTGGAGTCCGAGGGCGAGGACCACGGCTTCCACCTCTACAGTCCGCTGAGGGCCACCAGCAAGAGGCTCATGGGGAGCATCGTGGATTTCATAAACCAGCAGCCCAGCTCGTCGCCTGCTAATCCTGTGGTGTTCGGCGTGCCCACGACGCCGTTCAAGGACGTGTTTGGGTATGGCATGGCCATGAAGTCCTGGGGCACACGGTCCCGTATGGCTACTTCCTTTAAAATTGGAAGGGTTGGGCCATCCAACAAAATCTCAGTTCGACTGCCGATGCCTGCTGGTAACGCTCATCACAAACATCCATTATCTGCTGCGGTTCCGTGGGGTTGTGTGATCAACAACTTTTTCTAG
- the LOC109781748 gene encoding bisdemethoxycurcumin synthase-like translates to MASSSSIPATTVREIRVAQRADGPAAVLAIGTANPPHCVPQGDYPDYYFRVTNSDHLTDLKPTFAKLCGMTGIGRRFFYHTDELLAAHPGMSLDARLDVVATAAPELAASAAASAIAEWGRPAGDITHLVVSTNAGSHAPGTDVRLVYLLGLRHDVLRTVLQLNGCASGCAALRLAKDLAENNRSARVLVACVELTVTAFRAPDEADSFDTLIPQGLFGDGAGAVIVGADPDVHERPLFEMVSASQYVIPDTEHMLAVQLGSGGIDGTIATGLPRLAAGIVERCLLDAFGNHLAVVGGVVEWNNLFWAVHPGSSAMLDHIVRALRLAPGKLAASRTVVREYGNMLGATVIFVLDEVRRQREDPEGEGASHDEDWGVMMGFGPGFTVETMLLHAAT, encoded by the coding sequence ATggcaagcagcagcagcatcCCAGCCACCACCGTCCGTGAGATCCGTGTTGCGCAGCGTGCGGACGGGCCGGCGGCGGTGCTGGCCATCGGCACGGCGAACCCGCCCCACTGCGTGCCCCAGGGCGACTACCCCGACTACTACTTCCGCGTCACCAACAGCGACCACCTCACCGACCTCAAGCCCACCTTCGCCAAGCTATGCGGGATGACAGGCATCGGCAGGCGTTTCTTCTACCACACCGACGAACTGCTCGCCGCGCACCCGGGCATGTCCCTCGACGCCCGGCTGGACGTCGTGGCTACCGCCGCCCCGGAGCTCGCCGCGTCGGCTGCGGCGAGCGCCATCGCCGAGTGGGGCCGTCCGGCGGGCGACATCACCCATCTCGTTGTCAGCACCAACGCGGGGTCGCACGCCCCGGGCACCGATGTCCGCTTGGTGTACCTCCTCGGTCTCCGTCATGATGTCCTGCGCACCGTGCTCCAGCTCAACGGCTGCGCTTCCGGGTGCGCCGCCCTGCGCCTAGCCAAGGACCTCGCCGAGAACAACCGCAGCGCGCGCGTCCTCGTGGCCTGCGTCGAGCTCACCGTCACTGCCTTCCGCGCGCCCGACGAGGCGGACTCCTTCGACACCCTCATTCCCCAGGGGCTCTTCGGTGACGGCGCCGGCGCCGTCATCGTGGGCGCCGACCCTGACGTCCACGAGCGCCCGCTGTTCGAGATGGTGTCTGCCTCGCAGTATGTGATACCGGACACCGAGCACATGCTCGCCGTGCAGCTCGGGAGCGGTGGCATCGACGGGACCATCGCCACCGGACTGCCAAGACTGGCGGCGGGCATCGTTGAGCGGTGCCTGCTGGATGCGTTCGGCAACCACCTAGCCGTCGTCGGAGGCGTAGTCGAATGGAACAACCTCTTCTGGGCAGTGCATCCTGGCAGCAGTGCGATGCTCGACCACATCGTCAGGGCGCTCCGGCTAGCCCCAGGGAAGCTGGCGGCGAGCAGAACCGTGGTGAGAGAGTATGGTAACATGCTTGGCGCCACGGTTATCTTTGTGCTCGATGAGGTCAGGCGCCAAAGAGAAGATCCTGAAGGAGAGGGAGCTAGCCATGATGAAGACTGGGGGGTGATGATGGGATTTGGACCGGGGTTCACTGTGGAGACGATGCTGCTGCACGCTGCCACCTAG